CCCGCGCCCAGCATGGTCGCATCGACGAGTTCGTCCATCTTGATCCAGACGAAGACCCTGGCGGCCAGCGACAGACCAAGGGCAAGGCCAGCGATCCAGCCTGGCCGGTTGGAATCGTGCAGCCGGCGAACGAACGAGGCAACCAGAAGCAGGCTGACGACCATCGAAACGATCGAACTGACGATCATCGTGGTGCGCATGTAGCTGCCCATCTTCGCCATGATGCGCGCCTGAAGTTCGGCCTGCGCAGCGCCGTTCATGGCCCCGTGGATCGCTTCGGTCATGGCGCCGCCCAACATCGGGACGGACAGAGCCATGCCGACCGCGTACTGCAAGATCACGAGGAAAAGGACGTAGAACCAGAAGGTCTGCCGCGCATCCCGCCCATCGAAACGGGCGATACTGCGCAGATTGTACTTGATCGCCCCCAGCATGTCGCTTTCCCCCCGATCGCGATCAGTAAGACCGCGCCACGTAGATTTTCTCGACCGCCGGGCGGCCCGTGAAGATGCAAGCGCCTGTCACCGGTGCCGCATCCAAGGGGGTGTTGCGCATCGTCAGCTTCAGCGTCTTGAGCTTCTGCACGACCGCTTCCAGTTCATCTCCGGTAGGGCGCGCCCACTCCACTTCGACCCAGCCCGGATAGCGCTTGTCGTCGGAGAAGAACGCGGCGACTTCATCGAAGCTGGTGGCGGCCGCAATGTTCGCATCGCGGCGCGTCTTGGCTTCGGCGTATAGCGAGGCCTGGATGTCCTCGATCTCGGCAGCAGCCTTGGCGACGAAATCGTCCTTCGCCATGCCGATGAAGTTGGCCTTGGCGGCCTCGTTCCACAGGCGGTCGCGGCGCAGCATCGAAACCTGTCCGCCGGCAGCATCGCGGCCGCCGATTTCCAGCACGATCGGCACGCCCTTCTTGACCCAGGCCCAGCGCTTCTGCGTAGCCTTGCCGGGACGCTTGTCGAGCAGCACGCGCACCGGCTCGCCCAGCGTGGTCTGGCGGCTGAGAGCCTTGCGCAGTTCCTCGCAGTACGCGAGCAGCGCGTCGTCCTCAGGCGTTTCGCGCAGCATCGGCAGGATCACGATCTGGTGCGGCGCGACGCGCGGCGGTACGCGCAGGCCATCATCGTCGCCGTGGACCATGATGAGGCCGCCGATCATGCGGGTCGAGGTGCCCCAACTGGTCGTATGCGCATATTGCTGCGTGCCTTCGCGGTCCTGGAAGGTGATGCCCGCGGCATGGGCAAACCCTGTGCCGAGGTAGTGCGAGGTGCCCGCCTGGAGCGCCTTGCCATCCTGCATCATCGCCTCGATCGAATAGGTCGCGACGGCGCCGGGGAAGCGCTCGTTCTCCGGCTTTTCACCGGCGACGACCGGCATGGCCAGTTCGTCCTCGGCGAAATCGCGGTACATTTCCAGCGCGCGCAGGGTTTCCACCATGGCGTCGTCCTTGTCGGCGTGGGCGGTGTGGCCCTCCTGCCAGAGGAACTCGCTGGTACGCAGGAACATGCGGGTGCGCATTTCCCAGCGCACGACGTTGGCCCACTGGTTGACCATCAGCGGCAGGTCGCGCCACGACTGCACCCAACGCGCCATGGCTTGGCCGATCACCGTCTCCGAAGTGGGGCGCACGATCAGCGGTTCTTCCAGCTTGGCCTCGGGATCGGGCACCAGGCCGCCCTTGCCGTCACCGATCAGGCGGTGATGGGTGACGACCGCCATTTCCTTGGCGAAACCCTCGACGTGCTCGGCTTCCTTGGCGAAGTAGGACAGCGGGATGAACAGCGGGAAATAGCAGTTCTGAACGCCCGCAGCCTTGATCCGGTCGTCCATCAGGCGCTGGATGCGTTCCCACACGCCGTAGCCCCACGGCTTGATGACCATGCAGCCGCGAACGCCGGATTCCTCGGCCATCTCGGCTTCGGAAACGACTTCCTGATACCACTGGGCGAAATCGTCCGCGCGCTTGGTGTTGAGGGCGTGGCGGATGGCGGGCGTCTGGCTGGACTTCTGATTCATGGCAGCGCTGTTAGCGGCACTTGGGCCAAGGTTCAAACGCCGCGAAACGGCTAATCGAGAAAGTCTGCCAGATCTTCGGGAAAGAACTGTTCGTCCATCGCGGCCAGCGCTGCGCGGTCGAACCAGCGCCAGCTTTTCATCACGGCGCGTTCGAGTTCGGTATGGCCGCCGGTATCGATCGCATCAGGATCGGTGCCGGCAGGCAGATGGACCCGGAAATAGCGCTCGTCGGCGATGACCGGCACGCCTTCGATGGTGATGAATTCAGCCTGCTTGCGCGCGATTTCCGGCCCGGGTTCGGCGATAATGCCGGTTTCCTCAAGCAGTTCGCGGCGTGCAGCCTGCTCAAACGTTTCGCCGGGGTCGACGGCGCCGCCCGCCGTGCACCAGAACGGAGGGCGGCCCGGCGGATCGAACCGGAATAGCAGGACCCTGCCGGCATCATCCAGCAGGATGATGCGCGCGGCAGGCCGGGACGCACGGGTTGCCATCAGTTCGATCTGCGCACGGAAGCCGATTACTTGCCCAGCGAGTCGAGCCGCTTCTGGATTTCGGCCATCTGGTCGCGAAGCGCGGAAAGATCGCCAGCCGATTCGCCGGTGGGCGCGGGGCCTTCGGACGGAGCCTTGGGCGCGTCGCCCTTTTCGGCGCCGGGCATGAAGGCCGACGAAGCGGCGCGGAACATTGCCATGTTCTGCTCAGCCAGCTTGGCCAGCGGGTTGTTGCCCAGGCTGTCTTCAAATGCCTTGGCGAGTTTGGACTGGTTGGCCCGGAAGTTTTCCATCGAGGCTTCCAGATAGTGCGGGATCAGCGACTGCATCGAATTGCCGTACATGCTGATGAGTTCGCGCAGGAAGTTCACCGGAAGCATCTGCTCGCCGTTGGATTCTTCTTCCATGATGATCTGGGTCAGGATGGTGTGGGTGATGTCGGCGCCGGTCTTGGCGTCGAGAACCTTGTAGTCCACCCCTTCGCGGGTCATCTTGGATAGGTGGTCAAGCGTGATGTAGCTCGACGAGCGGGTGTTGTAGAGTCGCCGGTTTGCGTATTTCTTGATGATTACGGTGTTGTCGTCATTCGACGCCGTTTCAGCCATTACCAGTCCCCAATCCTGCGGATGTTTAGGATATCATCCTGCAATATCGCATTGCAACACAAATTGCTGCGCAGCAAAAGAGGGAATATCCGAAATGCACCCGATAACTGGCGGAATTATCGACTAAAACGCCTGCGGATCGCTCCATGCGGCGCAAGCACACAAACGGGACATAATTTACGTGGGGGAAAGTGCTGCCACGGCAGCATTCCAAGGCAGCATCACGGCGCCGTGGCGCGCTGGGTAGTCACGCGCGGCGGCTATGACATCAAGGCGCGGCCAATCCGGCAAGGCACCTTCACCGGCCAGCCATGCGGCAATCTCGCGGCTCGCTTGCCCGATCTGCGCCGGAGTGCATCCTGCGGCAGCGCCTGCGAAGATAGCGGCCGCCGCCTGCCCGATTGCGCAGGCCTGGCTGCGCACGCCGATCCGCTCGATGGTGCCTTCGGCCCCCGTCGAAAGCCCGAGGGTAATCGTGCTGCCGCAACTTTTTGAGCGCCCCTCACCGCTCAGCGCAAGATCGTCGGTGAGCGGATAGCGCGCCAGCTCAATCGTCAGGCCAAGCACTGCGGGGGTGTAAAGAACGGCAGCAGTCATGGCGCTCAGCGCGCGGCCTCGGCGGCGACAGCTTCGCGGCGGCGCTCGGCGATCACCTGGACGAGTGCTTCGCTGCTGGCGTTGATGAAGGGATAGGTCCGTGCGGTCGTGATCCAGTCGGGCCGGCCGCCTACACCCCACACGGTATCGTAGCCCAGCACCAGCACCGAGAAACCCAGCACGATAATGATCACGCCCTTCACCGCGCCGAAGCCGAATCCGAGCGCCCGGTCGATCGGCCCCAGCACCGAGGCCCGGCTTTTGCTGCCCGCCCATTTGGCGACCAGCTTCACAAACGCGAACGGAATGCCGAGGCACAGCGCAAAAGCAAGCACCGCTGCGCCCGAATCCGAGCCGATATGCGGCTCCAGCCAGGTGGTGGCCGGCGCATGCAGCATACGGATGGCGAAGATCGCAAAGACCCACGCGGCCAGCGCCAGGATTTCCTGCACGAAGCCGCGCATGAAACCGGTAATGGCGCCGAGACCCACGAAGAGCAGCACGGCAATGTCGAAGCCAGTCATAGACGGACAGGATTAGGCATCGGACAGGATGCGGTCAACGAGGTTGGGCAACATTGCCAGTCCGGAAAATTTCAGCCCCTGTTCCGGCGGCGGCCCATTGGACGGCCCGAACGCGCTCTCGAAGCCGAGCTTGGCCGATTCGCGCTGGCGGATCGAACCATGGGCGACCGGGCGTATCTCTCCCGCGAGAGACACTTCGCCGAACCACACGGCGGTCGTCGGCAGCGGCTTGTCCCCCAACGCCGAGATCAGCGCGGCGGCGACGGCAAGGTCGGCAGCGGGGTCACTCAGGCGGTAGCCGCCCGCGACATTGAGGTAGACTTCGGCGCTGGAGAAACTTAGCCCGCAGCGCGCTTCCAACACAGCGAGCAACATCGCCATTCGGCCCGAATCCCAGCCCACCACAGCGCGGCGCGGGGTTGCGCCGCTTTGCAAGCGGACGATCAGCGCCTGGATTTCAACCAGTACCGGGCGGGTGCCTTCCATTGCCGGGAACACCGCAGAGCCGGCCATCGGTTCCTCCCGGCCTGAGAGGAACAGCATCGAGGGGTTGCCTACTTCCGCAAGTCCCGTGCCCTCCATCGCGAAAACGCCGATCTCGTCGACGGGGCCGAAGCGGTTCTTCAAGGATCGCAGGATGCGGTACTGATGGCTTCGCTCGCCCTCGAAGCTCATCACCACGTCGACCATGTGTTCCAGCACGCGCGGGCCGGCGATCGAGCCGTCCTTGGTGACGTGGCCGACGAGGACGAGGATGACGCCGTTTTCCTTGGCGTAGCGGATCAGTTCGAACGCGCAGCCACGGACCTGGCTGACGGTGCCGGGGGCGCCCTCGATCTGGTCGGAATGCATGGTCTGGATCGAATCTATCACCAGCAGCGCCGGCGGGTCCATCATGCCCAGCGTAGTCAGGATATCGCGCACCGAAGTTGCCGCCGCGAGTTGGATCGGGGCGTTGGAAAGGCCGAGCCGCTCGGCACGCAGGCGGACCTGTCCGGCTGCCTCCTCGCCGCTGACGTAGACCGAAAGACCGCCTGCCCTGGCAACGTTGGCCGATACCTGCAGCAGGATCGTCGACTTGCCGATACCCGGATCGCCGCCCATCAGAATCGCCGAACCGGGCACGAAACCGCCGCCCAGCGCCCGGTCGAATTCGGAGATGCCGCTGGTGCGCCGCTTGGGAATTTCGCCGGGCTGGTCGAGCGGGGTGAACAGGATCGGCCGCCCGCCCGACGACAAGTCGTGCTTGGACGAGAAGATCGTCTGCGGCGCGTCTTCGGCCAGCGTATTCCACTCGCTGCAATCGGGGCACTGGCCCTGCCAGCGCGTGGAAACACCGCCGCAGGCCTGGCATATAAATCGACGTTTCGGTTTCGCCATGCCTGATCGACTAACCGGAACGGAATGAGAACGCAATTACCATTCTTGTAATATTGCCAATATCGTCCGCCTGCGCCAAGCTATGTAAATGCAGCAGAAAGAACTGCGGATCGCGCTGGTCTGCTATGGCGGTGTCAGCCTTGCGGTCTACATGCACGGCGTCACCAAGGAACTGTGGAAGGCCCTTCAGGCCAGCCGTGCGCTATGGTCACGCGAAGACGCGCCCGAGGGCAGCGCGGCGGTCTATCTCGCCCTGCTGAAGCGGCTTGAGAGCGGCGGCAATGTTCGCCTGCGCATCCTTACCGATATCGTCGCCGGGGCCAGCGCGGGCGGCATCAACAGCGTCTTCCTTGCGCAGGCGATCCATTCGGGGCAGTCGCTGGAGCCATTGACCGACCTGTGGCTCGATAATGCCGACGTCGACATGCTGCTCGATCCCGAGGCGCGGCCCGGATCGCGCGCGGCGAAGTTCTGGGCGAGCCCCCTCGTCTCCTACCTGCTGCACCGGCCCGGCAATGCGGTTAGTGCCAGCGTCGCGCCCGAGGCGCGGGCCGAAGTGCGCGACAAGCTGTCGCGCCTGATCCGCTCCCGCTGGTTCGAGCCGCCGTTCAGCGGCATCGGTTTCTCGCGCCTGCTCTACCGCGCGCTGACGGCTATGGCTGAGGCGCCGGCAGGCAAACCGCTGCTACCGGCAGACCATCCCCTGGACCTGTTCGTCACCGCTACCGACTTCAAGGGACACCTTGAAACGCTGCGGCTCCATTCGCCCGAACTGGTGCTGGAGAGCGAGCATCGTCTGACTTTGGGCTTCCACTCAGTGGCCGGGCGAACGGGCGGACAGCCGCTGGCCGGTATTCCGGAACTGGTGCTGGCGGCGCGGGCCTCGGCCAGCTTTCCCGGCGCTTTCCCGCCGCTACGGATCGAGGAGATCGACCGTCTTGTCGCCGAACACGGCGCGTCGTGGCCGGAGCGGGATGCTTTCCTTGCGCGGGTGATGCCTGAACATGCGCGGCGCGGAGAGCTAGATTCGGTGTCGCTGATCGATGGCTCGGTGCTGGTCAACGCACCTTTTTCGGATGCGATGGCAGTGCTGCGAGACCGGCCGGCGACGCGTGAGATCGATCGGCGCTTCGTCTATATCGACCCCTCGCCCGACCACCTCGGTGCGGAGATGCGGCGCGATACTACCCTGCCCGGTTTCTTCCCGGTGATATTCGGCGCACTCTCGGCGATCCCGCGCGAGCAGCCGATCCGTGACAATCTGGAAACCCTCGCCCGCCAGTCGCGCGAGATGGCGACGCTGCGCGAGATCGTCCTCGCCATGCGTCCGCAGATCGAGGAAACGGTGGACAGGTTGTTCGGCCATACCCTGTTCCTGGACCGGCCGACGCCCAAGCGGCTCGCGGCGTGGCGGGCCAAGGCGCAAGGCGCGGCGTCGGAGCAGGCGGGCTATGCCTATCATGGCTATGCGCAGGTCAAGTTCAGCGGCATCGCGGCGATGATCGCGCGCATGGTGCTGGAGGCTGCGCCGGAACTGGACCTGCCCTCGCCCGAACCGATCAGGGCTCGGCTGATGCTGCACCTTGCCGCCAGCGGGATCGACCGCACGCAGGCGCTGCGCGAGGCAGTTTCGCCCGCGATGGTCGGGTTCTTCCGCTCGCACGACATCGCGTTCAGGGTGCGCCGCCTGCGGCTGCTGGCGCGGCGGGTGACGCAGGAATGGGAGGCCGAGGCCGACGTCACCGAAGAGGACCGCGACAAGGCGCGGGCAGCGATCTACGCGGCGCTCTCGCTCTATATCGAGCGCGAGCCGCTGGCGGCGCTGGGCGATGATTTTCCGGCGCTGGCGCGGGCATTTTTCGAGGACCCGCAAGCAGTCGTCGATCATATCGAGGAGCGGCGTAACCTGATCGAGGCGGACGTGGCTGTCGACGATCTGCTGGCGCAGGCGCTGGCGGCGATGCCGCAGGCGCTGCGCCGCCGCGTGCTGCTCGCCTATCTGGGGTTCCCGTTTTACGATACGGTCACCCTGCCCCTGCTGCGCGGTGAAGGGCTGAACGAGTTCGATCCCGTGCTGGTCGACCGGATTTCACCCGAGGATTGCCATGCGATCCGTCGCGGCGGCACCGGGGAGACTTTGCGCGGGACCGAGTTCTACAACTTCGGTGCCTTCTTCAGCCGGACTTACCGCGAAAACGATTATCTGTGGGGCCGCCTCCACGGGGCGGAGCGGGTTATGGACATGATCGCCTCGACGCTGGGCGCCGAGCACGCGATGTCGCCGGTGGAACTGCTGGGGTTCAAGCGCCGCGCGTTCATCGCCATCCTCGATGAGGAGAAAACGCGGCTGCTTGCCGATCCGGGGCTGGTCAAGCGCATCCGGCGCGAGGTTCTGGCGGGCGGCGGGGCGGGCACGTCCTCCCCGATCCAAGGAGGTGGCAGCCC
The DNA window shown above is from Novosphingobium sp. P6W and carries:
- a CDS encoding DUF805 domain-containing protein, which codes for MLGAIKYNLRSIARFDGRDARQTFWFYVLFLVILQYAVGMALSVPMLGGAMTEAIHGAMNGAAQAELQARIMAKMGSYMRTTMIVSSIVSMVVSLLLVASFVRRLHDSNRPGWIAGLALGLSLAARVFVWIKMDELVDATMLGAGGDMTAAMAVQSKMLAGTLLGWAAMLIVVVFGAWRSTPGPNRYGEQSVRY
- the proS gene encoding proline--tRNA ligase, with amino-acid sequence MNQKSSQTPAIRHALNTKRADDFAQWYQEVVSEAEMAEESGVRGCMVIKPWGYGVWERIQRLMDDRIKAAGVQNCYFPLFIPLSYFAKEAEHVEGFAKEMAVVTHHRLIGDGKGGLVPDPEAKLEEPLIVRPTSETVIGQAMARWVQSWRDLPLMVNQWANVVRWEMRTRMFLRTSEFLWQEGHTAHADKDDAMVETLRALEMYRDFAEDELAMPVVAGEKPENERFPGAVATYSIEAMMQDGKALQAGTSHYLGTGFAHAAGITFQDREGTQQYAHTTSWGTSTRMIGGLIMVHGDDDGLRVPPRVAPHQIVILPMLRETPEDDALLAYCEELRKALSRQTTLGEPVRVLLDKRPGKATQKRWAWVKKGVPIVLEIGGRDAAGGQVSMLRRDRLWNEAAKANFIGMAKDDFVAKAAAEIEDIQASLYAEAKTRRDANIAAATSFDEVAAFFSDDKRYPGWVEVEWARPTGDELEAVVQKLKTLKLTMRNTPLDAAPVTGACIFTGRPAVEKIYVARSY
- a CDS encoding NUDIX hydrolase, whose protein sequence is MATRASRPAARIILLDDAGRVLLFRFDPPGRPPFWCTAGGAVDPGETFEQAARRELLEETGIIAEPGPEIARKQAEFITIEGVPVIADERYFRVHLPAGTDPDAIDTGGHTELERAVMKSWRWFDRAALAAMDEQFFPEDLADFLD
- the phaR gene encoding polyhydroxyalkanoate synthesis repressor PhaR encodes the protein MAETASNDDNTVIIKKYANRRLYNTRSSSYITLDHLSKMTREGVDYKVLDAKTGADITHTILTQIIMEEESNGEQMLPVNFLRELISMYGNSMQSLIPHYLEASMENFRANQSKLAKAFEDSLGNNPLAKLAEQNMAMFRAASSAFMPGAEKGDAPKAPSEGPAPTGESAGDLSALRDQMAEIQKRLDSLGK
- a CDS encoding iron-sulfur cluster assembly scaffold protein, yielding MTAAVLYTPAVLGLTIELARYPLTDDLALSGEGRSKSCGSTITLGLSTGAEGTIERIGVRSQACAIGQAAAAIFAGAAAGCTPAQIGQASREIAAWLAGEGALPDWPRLDVIAAARDYPARHGAVMLPWNAAVAALSPT
- a CDS encoding CvpA family protein, with translation MTGFDIAVLLFVGLGAITGFMRGFVQEILALAAWVFAIFAIRMLHAPATTWLEPHIGSDSGAAVLAFALCLGIPFAFVKLVAKWAGSKSRASVLGPIDRALGFGFGAVKGVIIIVLGFSVLVLGYDTVWGVGGRPDWITTARTYPFINASSEALVQVIAERRREAVAAEAAR
- the radA gene encoding DNA repair protein RadA — encoded protein: MAKPKRRFICQACGGVSTRWQGQCPDCSEWNTLAEDAPQTIFSSKHDLSSGGRPILFTPLDQPGEIPKRRTSGISEFDRALGGGFVPGSAILMGGDPGIGKSTILLQVSANVARAGGLSVYVSGEEAAGQVRLRAERLGLSNAPIQLAAATSVRDILTTLGMMDPPALLVIDSIQTMHSDQIEGAPGTVSQVRGCAFELIRYAKENGVILVLVGHVTKDGSIAGPRVLEHMVDVVMSFEGERSHQYRILRSLKNRFGPVDEIGVFAMEGTGLAEVGNPSMLFLSGREEPMAGSAVFPAMEGTRPVLVEIQALIVRLQSGATPRRAVVGWDSGRMAMLLAVLEARCGLSFSSAEVYLNVAGGYRLSDPAADLAVAAALISALGDKPLPTTAVWFGEVSLAGEIRPVAHGSIRQRESAKLGFESAFGPSNGPPPEQGLKFSGLAMLPNLVDRILSDA
- a CDS encoding patatin-like protein, translated to MQQKELRIALVCYGGVSLAVYMHGVTKELWKALQASRALWSREDAPEGSAAVYLALLKRLESGGNVRLRILTDIVAGASAGGINSVFLAQAIHSGQSLEPLTDLWLDNADVDMLLDPEARPGSRAAKFWASPLVSYLLHRPGNAVSASVAPEARAEVRDKLSRLIRSRWFEPPFSGIGFSRLLYRALTAMAEAPAGKPLLPADHPLDLFVTATDFKGHLETLRLHSPELVLESEHRLTLGFHSVAGRTGGQPLAGIPELVLAARASASFPGAFPPLRIEEIDRLVAEHGASWPERDAFLARVMPEHARRGELDSVSLIDGSVLVNAPFSDAMAVLRDRPATREIDRRFVYIDPSPDHLGAEMRRDTTLPGFFPVIFGALSAIPREQPIRDNLETLARQSREMATLREIVLAMRPQIEETVDRLFGHTLFLDRPTPKRLAAWRAKAQGAASEQAGYAYHGYAQVKFSGIAAMIARMVLEAAPELDLPSPEPIRARLMLHLAASGIDRTQALREAVSPAMVGFFRSHDIAFRVRRLRLLARRVTQEWEAEADVTEEDRDKARAAIYAALSLYIEREPLAALGDDFPALARAFFEDPQAVVDHIEERRNLIEADVAVDDLLAQALAAMPQALRRRVLLAYLGFPFYDTVTLPLLRGEGLNEFDPVLVDRISPEDCHAIRRGGTGETLRGTEFYNFGAFFSRTYRENDYLWGRLHGAERVMDMIASTLGAEHAMSPVELLGFKRRAFIAILDEEKTRLLADPGLVKRIRREVLAGGGAGTSSPIQGGGSPQG